The Rhodoligotrophos appendicifer genome includes a region encoding these proteins:
- a CDS encoding virulence factor — protein MADLIVVYWRDIPAQVIVKAGRKTEKRQLSDKFQEAIDMAAMRSGAAGTDAYLEEWRRAAPQQVGDDLVLEADKAAAGFEAAYDRTLIKTLIDNGGWAEPR, from the coding sequence ATGGCCGACCTGATCGTTGTTTACTGGCGGGATATCCCCGCCCAGGTGATCGTCAAGGCGGGACGTAAAACTGAAAAGCGGCAGCTCTCTGACAAGTTTCAGGAAGCCATCGATATGGCAGCGATGCGAAGCGGAGCCGCCGGAACCGATGCGTATCTGGAGGAGTGGCGCCGCGCCGCGCCGCAACAGGTGGGTGACGACCTGGTCCTCGAGGCTGATAAGGCCGCAGCCGGTTTCGAGGCCGCCTATGACAGGACACTGATTAAGACACTCATCGATAACGGCGGCTGGGCTGAGCCTCGCTGA
- a CDS encoding trimethylamine methyltransferase family protein, which yields MTEVTPSEPTDRHSRRGGGAAERRQRRSGGALPSLKNISRNIPLYETLSEEGLQIIERNADVVLEEIGVDFREDPEALQMWRDAGADVKGERVHFPNGLCRELLKLAPREFIQYARNPERNVVIGGKNTVFAPVYGPPFIRNLDEGRRYATLEDFRNFVKLAYLAPAMHHSGGTVCEPVDVPVHKRHLDMVYSHIRYSDKPFMGSVTAPERAEDSVEMAKLLFGADFVDQNCVLINLINANSPLVFDSTMLGALKVYARNNQATIISPFILAGAMSPVTVIGTLTTILAEAMAGAAFSQLCRPGAPVVFGTFASSISMQSGAPTFGSPEPSHVLYGAAQLARRLGIPFRSGGSLCASKVPDAQAAHESTQTLIPTLYAGVNFVLHAAGWLEGGLVSSYEKFIIDADQLGMMQRFAEGVDLSENGQAMDAIRDVGPGSHFLGCAHTQANFETAFYRSSIADNNSFEQWLAEGEKDAAQRANVSYKRMLKEYQAPALDPGIDEALQAFMTSRKAVLPDSLT from the coding sequence ATGACCGAAGTTACCCCCAGTGAACCCACCGATCGTCATTCCCGGCGCGGCGGAGGAGCAGCCGAAAGGCGCCAACGCCGTTCGGGTGGCGCCTTACCAAGCCTCAAAAACATTTCGCGAAACATCCCTCTTTACGAGACCTTGAGTGAAGAGGGTCTCCAGATCATCGAGCGAAATGCGGACGTTGTCCTTGAAGAAATCGGTGTCGACTTCAGGGAAGATCCCGAGGCCTTACAGATGTGGCGGGATGCCGGAGCCGATGTGAAAGGTGAACGGGTTCACTTTCCAAATGGACTGTGCCGTGAGCTCCTGAAATTGGCACCGAGAGAGTTCATACAATATGCGCGCAACCCCGAGCGCAATGTGGTTATCGGGGGAAAGAACACGGTCTTTGCACCCGTGTACGGCCCACCCTTTATTCGAAATCTCGACGAAGGCCGCCGCTATGCCACGTTGGAGGACTTTCGGAACTTCGTAAAACTCGCTTATTTGGCCCCGGCAATGCACCATTCGGGAGGCACCGTCTGCGAACCGGTCGATGTGCCCGTGCACAAGCGGCATCTGGATATGGTGTATTCACATATCCGCTATTCGGATAAGCCCTTCATGGGATCAGTTACTGCGCCAGAGCGGGCCGAAGATTCAGTCGAAATGGCGAAACTTCTGTTTGGTGCGGATTTTGTCGACCAGAACTGCGTCCTGATCAACTTGATCAACGCCAACTCACCCTTAGTCTTCGATTCGACGATGCTGGGTGCACTCAAGGTTTATGCGAGGAACAATCAGGCCACCATAATCTCACCGTTCATCCTGGCCGGGGCGATGTCACCGGTGACGGTTATCGGAACGTTGACGACGATCCTGGCCGAGGCCATGGCCGGAGCCGCGTTCTCCCAATTGTGCCGGCCGGGGGCACCCGTCGTATTCGGTACCTTCGCCAGTTCGATATCCATGCAGTCGGGGGCGCCGACTTTCGGATCGCCCGAGCCTTCCCACGTTCTCTATGGAGCGGCTCAGCTCGCTCGGCGCTTGGGCATCCCTTTTCGGTCCGGCGGCTCCCTCTGTGCCTCTAAAGTCCCGGATGCTCAAGCCGCGCACGAGAGCACCCAAACCCTGATCCCAACCCTCTATGCAGGAGTCAACTTTGTTCTCCACGCAGCAGGATGGTTAGAAGGTGGACTGGTCTCCTCCTATGAGAAATTCATCATCGATGCAGATCAGCTTGGTATGATGCAACGCTTCGCTGAAGGCGTTGACTTATCGGAAAATGGGCAAGCCATGGATGCCATTCGCGACGTTGGGCCTGGAAGCCACTTCCTTGGTTGCGCCCATACGCAGGCAAATTTCGAAACGGCCTTTTACCGCTCATCAATCGCGGACAATAACTCCTTTGAGCAATGGCTCGCGGAGGGCGAGAAAGATGCCGCTCAGCGCGCCAACGTCAGTTACAAACGCATGCTCAAGGAGTATCAAGCCCCGGCTCTTGATCCCGGTATTGATGAGGCGCTGCAGGCCTTCATGACCAGCCGAAAAGCCGTGTTACCGGATTCGCTGACCTGA
- a CDS encoding ASKHA domain-containing protein codes for MSVEAVLANASANTEEEAADEALIVFTPSGKRGRFPIGTPVLQAARALGVDIDSVCGGRAICGRCQVQLSEGSFAKHGLTSRSDHLTPVSATEQRYDEKRGLKQGRRLSCQVKLLGDVVIDVPADSQVHKQVVRKRAEVRAIELDPVTRLYYVEVVEPDMHAPTGDLERLYTALREQWNIADAYADLRTIQRLQKALREGDWKVTVAVYHGAIRSRNRVVAVWPRFHDRIYGVAIDIGSTTIAAHLCDLATGDVIASAGLMNPQIRFGEDLMSRVSYVMMNPGGDVEMTAAVRDALNTLIGQVAAEAGIERTNIVEGVFVGNPVMHHLLLGIDPIELGGAPFALATSTSQTLWASELDVRMHPDARVYILPCIAGHVGADAAAVVLSEGPYLQDENWLIVDVGTNAEIVLGNRHRLLACSSPTGPAFEGAQISSGQRAAPGAIERVRIDPSTLEPRYKVIGSDLWSDDPAFSDATASLGISGICGSGIIEAIAEMFLAGIVTSDGMIDGSLASATSRIQPNGRTFTYLLRAGEPEIRVTQNDIRQIQLAKAALYAGARLLMDHLEIDAVDRITLAGAFGSHIDVKHAMVLGMIPDCPLNKVSSAGNAAGTGARIALLNGKARREIEDVVTRIEKIETAIEPKFQEHFVSAMAFPHKTALYPHLAQVVTLPEQKTSDDGSARQGRRRRHR; via the coding sequence ATGAGCGTCGAAGCAGTGCTGGCGAACGCCTCGGCGAACACGGAAGAAGAAGCCGCGGACGAGGCCCTGATTGTCTTCACGCCTTCAGGCAAACGGGGTCGGTTTCCGATTGGCACGCCGGTACTTCAAGCGGCGCGTGCCCTTGGCGTGGACATTGACAGCGTCTGCGGTGGCCGAGCCATTTGCGGGCGCTGTCAGGTTCAGCTCTCGGAGGGCTCGTTCGCCAAGCACGGTTTGACCTCACGGTCCGACCATCTGACCCCGGTTTCGGCAACCGAACAGCGATATGATGAAAAGCGCGGCCTCAAGCAGGGGCGCCGACTTTCTTGTCAGGTAAAACTTCTTGGCGACGTGGTGATTGACGTCCCTGCCGACAGCCAGGTCCATAAACAAGTGGTTCGTAAGCGCGCCGAGGTCCGCGCCATCGAACTCGATCCGGTGACGCGACTTTATTATGTCGAGGTGGTCGAGCCAGACATGCATGCCCCCACGGGCGATCTCGAGCGTCTCTATACGGCGCTGCGGGAGCAATGGAACATTGCGGATGCCTACGCCGACCTTCGCACGATTCAACGCCTGCAGAAAGCTCTTCGGGAGGGCGACTGGAAGGTCACGGTCGCGGTTTATCACGGCGCCATTCGCAGCCGGAACCGCGTAGTTGCCGTGTGGCCACGGTTCCATGACAGGATTTACGGAGTCGCCATTGATATCGGCTCCACGACCATCGCGGCGCATCTGTGCGACCTGGCAACGGGCGATGTCATCGCCTCAGCGGGGCTCATGAATCCCCAAATCAGGTTCGGCGAAGATCTCATGAGCCGGGTCTCCTATGTCATGATGAACCCGGGCGGCGACGTGGAGATGACGGCCGCGGTGCGTGACGCTTTGAATACGTTGATCGGACAGGTCGCGGCCGAAGCGGGCATTGAACGCACCAACATCGTCGAAGGGGTCTTTGTCGGCAATCCTGTCATGCACCACCTCCTGCTTGGGATCGACCCGATCGAACTGGGCGGAGCCCCTTTTGCCCTTGCGACCTCCACCTCGCAGACGCTATGGGCGAGTGAACTGGACGTGAGGATGCATCCCGATGCACGCGTTTACATCCTTCCCTGCATCGCCGGTCACGTGGGAGCGGATGCGGCCGCTGTTGTGTTGTCCGAGGGTCCCTATCTCCAGGACGAGAACTGGCTAATAGTCGACGTCGGGACCAATGCGGAGATTGTGCTCGGAAACCGACATCGGTTGCTCGCCTGCTCCTCCCCCACGGGTCCAGCCTTTGAGGGCGCCCAGATTTCATCTGGCCAGCGGGCGGCCCCGGGAGCGATCGAACGCGTCCGCATCGACCCCTCAACCTTGGAGCCCCGCTACAAGGTCATCGGCAGCGATCTCTGGTCTGACGATCCCGCCTTCTCCGATGCGACCGCGTCCCTCGGCATCTCGGGCATATGCGGCTCCGGCATCATCGAAGCCATCGCCGAGATGTTTCTGGCAGGAATAGTCACCTCCGACGGCATGATTGACGGCAGCTTGGCGTCGGCGACGTCTCGCATCCAGCCCAACGGCCGGACATTCACCTATCTGCTTCGCGCAGGGGAGCCGGAAATCCGGGTTACGCAGAACGACATCCGGCAGATCCAGCTCGCCAAAGCTGCACTCTACGCCGGCGCACGCCTGCTGATGGACCATCTTGAGATTGACGCCGTCGACCGCATCACTCTCGCCGGCGCCTTTGGCAGCCATATTGACGTGAAGCACGCCATGGTCCTGGGCATGATCCCCGATTGCCCGTTGAACAAAGTGTCTTCCGCCGGCAACGCTGCCGGAACAGGCGCCCGCATTGCCCTCCTCAACGGCAAGGCTCGGCGAGAGATCGAGGACGTTGTCACCCGAATAGAGAAGATCGAGACCGCCATCGAGCCGAAGTTCCAGGAGCACTTCGTCAGTGCCATGGCCTTTCCTCACAAGACGGCGCTCTATCCCCATCTCGCCCAGGTCGTCACTCTGCCTGAACAGAAGACTTCGGACGATGGTTCAGCCCGCCAGGGGCGGCGGCGGCGGCATCGCTAA
- a CDS encoding DUF1638 domain-containing protein — MVDALVEACALSPDVDPPYSQSMNLETVETFGFRRGEGRLLLIACGALATEIVTLIEANQWAMFDLACLPAKLHNHPEMIPEAVREKIREARGAYENIFVLYGDCGTGGLLDRVVEEEGVERIPGPHCYSFFTGNDLFAGREDADFRSFYLTDYLARHFDKLVWEGLGLDRHPELLPLYFGNYEKVIYLAQVNDPGLDARAETAAKRLGLGYERRFTGYGDMDGFLRARTSG; from the coding sequence ATGGTTGACGCCCTTGTCGAGGCCTGCGCCCTTTCGCCAGACGTCGATCCTCCCTATAGTCAGTCTATGAATTTGGAGACGGTAGAGACGTTCGGCTTCAGGAGAGGGGAGGGTCGTCTCCTGCTGATCGCCTGTGGTGCCCTTGCCACTGAAATCGTCACGCTCATCGAGGCCAATCAGTGGGCGATGTTCGATCTCGCGTGCCTGCCCGCTAAGCTGCACAATCATCCAGAGATGATCCCTGAGGCGGTCCGCGAAAAAATCCGCGAAGCTCGAGGTGCTTACGAGAATATCTTCGTGCTCTATGGTGACTGTGGTACCGGCGGCCTTTTGGATCGTGTGGTGGAAGAAGAAGGCGTCGAGCGGATCCCAGGTCCGCACTGCTACTCCTTCTTCACCGGCAATGACCTCTTTGCCGGCCGCGAGGACGCCGACTTCAGAAGCTTCTATCTCACCGATTATCTGGCCCGGCACTTTGACAAGCTGGTTTGGGAGGGCCTGGGCCTCGACCGCCATCCTGAGCTTCTGCCGCTCTATTTTGGCAATTACGAGAAGGTCATTTATCTCGCCCAGGTCAACGATCCCGGCTTGGACGCCAGAGCCGAGACTGCGGCGAAGCGACTGGGGCTCGGCTATGAACGCCGCTTCACCGGATATGGCGACATGGATGGTTTCCTGAGGGCGAGGACCTCCGGCTGA
- a CDS encoding trimethylamine methyltransferase family protein, translating to MQEAAEATKRQRSGRRHREASDVTGQAVPQLPWQQPKLTVAPMHIISDDQVEAIHRASLDVLKEIGMDFLLPEARDLLRRAGADVDPNSERVRFDPALIEELIKTAPERFTLHARNPERNIEMGGNSIVFSCISSPPNASDMDRGRRIGNTEDYCNLLKLAQYFNTIHMVGGYPVEPVDMHPSVRHLDALRAQIVLCDKVGHAYSLGKERIVDGMEIWRLGRGVSHEQFASEPSMVSIINTSSPLRLDSPMLGGILEMSAKGQAICITPFTLAGAMAPVTLAGAIVEQNAEALAGIAMTQIVRKGAPVIYGAFTSNVDMKSGAPAFGTPEYMKTAIIGGQLARRYKLPYRTSNTCAANTVDAQAAYESVFSLWGAVMGGGNLIKHAAGWMEGGLVASFEKFILDVDLLQMVTEFLKPVISGDAELALDAMREVGPGGHFFGAQHTQERYRTAFYSPILSDWRNHQSWVEAGSPDAAQKANRVFKQALADYVPPPIDPGILEEVDAFVERRKREGGAPTDF from the coding sequence ATGCAAGAAGCGGCAGAGGCTACGAAACGTCAGCGGTCAGGTCGGCGGCACCGTGAGGCCAGCGATGTCACCGGACAGGCCGTGCCACAGCTTCCCTGGCAGCAGCCGAAGCTCACCGTGGCGCCGATGCACATCATCTCCGATGACCAGGTGGAGGCTATTCACCGTGCCTCGCTGGACGTCCTGAAGGAGATCGGGATGGACTTCCTTCTGCCGGAGGCGCGTGACCTGCTACGACGTGCGGGTGCAGATGTAGATCCAAATTCAGAGCGGGTCAGGTTCGATCCCGCCCTGATCGAGGAGCTGATCAAGACAGCACCCGAGCGGTTTACGCTGCATGCCAGAAATCCAGAGCGGAACATCGAAATGGGGGGGAATTCGATCGTCTTCTCCTGCATCTCCAGTCCGCCAAATGCGTCAGACATGGATCGAGGAAGACGGATCGGCAACACGGAGGATTACTGCAATCTCCTCAAGCTGGCACAGTATTTCAACACCATCCACATGGTCGGTGGTTATCCCGTCGAGCCCGTCGATATGCATCCTTCCGTCCGCCATCTGGATGCTTTGCGGGCTCAGATCGTGCTTTGCGACAAGGTCGGCCATGCCTATTCACTCGGGAAGGAGCGCATCGTCGACGGGATGGAAATCTGGCGGCTCGGGCGCGGCGTATCACACGAGCAGTTCGCGTCAGAGCCGTCTATGGTCTCAATCATCAACACCTCTTCGCCGCTCCGGCTCGATTCTCCAATGCTCGGCGGGATCCTGGAAATGTCCGCAAAAGGCCAGGCGATCTGCATCACACCCTTCACACTTGCGGGGGCAATGGCACCGGTGACGCTGGCCGGGGCCATCGTCGAACAGAATGCCGAGGCCTTGGCTGGCATTGCAATGACGCAGATCGTGCGAAAAGGCGCACCTGTGATCTACGGCGCCTTTACCTCGAACGTGGACATGAAGTCGGGTGCGCCGGCCTTCGGCACGCCCGAATACATGAAGACGGCCATTATCGGCGGACAGCTGGCGCGACGCTATAAGCTGCCCTATCGCACGTCCAATACCTGCGCTGCCAATACAGTGGACGCGCAGGCAGCTTATGAGTCCGTCTTTTCGCTATGGGGAGCGGTTATGGGAGGCGGCAATCTCATCAAGCACGCCGCAGGATGGATGGAAGGCGGCCTCGTCGCCTCGTTCGAGAAATTCATTCTCGATGTCGACCTCCTTCAGATGGTGACCGAATTTCTGAAGCCGGTCATCAGTGGCGATGCGGAACTTGCCCTGGACGCCATGCGGGAGGTCGGGCCCGGAGGGCACTTCTTCGGGGCACAGCACACCCAGGAAAGATACCGGACGGCCTTCTACTCTCCCATTCTCTCTGATTGGCGCAATCACCAAAGCTGGGTCGAGGCCGGAAGCCCCGATGCGGCACAGAAGGCAAACCGCGTGTTCAAGCAAGCGCTTGCAGATTACGTTCCGCCACCGATCGATCCAGGGATTCTGGAGGAGGTCGACGCGTTTGTAGAACGTCGAAAGCGAGAGGGTGGCGCACCAACGGATTTTTGA
- a CDS encoding DMT family transporter: MTDLATVKIAGATTTPDTHLVGGLRRSPRKAILFALAAIFCLCVLDVLVKWLAASYSIPQIIFLRYIGGLALALVVAQRSGGFAQLRTNRISGHLTRSLFNLITMLLFYYALRMLPLADVVAIAFAAPLFMTLLSILFLGEKVGPARWLALAIGMVGVIVILRPGDGSLGLGGALALCSALFYALTQISARQLSSTESSATILFYYSAGVLVITMCLLPWNWQMPSLFDWGLFVLLSIFGSYGQLFLNQACRYGEVSMLASIEYTGLFWAVLFGFLVWGDIPTWSVVIGAGIIVASTLFITRREMMRKDIPLRESAG; encoded by the coding sequence GTGACCGACTTAGCTACAGTAAAGATAGCCGGTGCGACGACCACTCCCGACACTCATCTTGTCGGTGGATTACGCCGGTCCCCCCGCAAAGCCATCCTTTTTGCTCTTGCCGCCATATTTTGCCTCTGCGTATTGGATGTGCTCGTCAAATGGCTTGCGGCGAGCTATTCGATCCCTCAGATAATCTTCCTCCGCTACATCGGCGGCTTGGCTCTCGCTCTGGTCGTCGCACAGCGCAGCGGCGGGTTCGCACAGCTGCGCACGAACCGAATATCCGGGCATCTCACACGGTCGCTCTTCAACCTGATCACGATGCTTTTGTTTTACTATGCTCTGCGCATGCTGCCTCTGGCGGATGTGGTCGCCATTGCATTTGCAGCCCCGCTTTTCATGACGCTTCTGTCCATTCTTTTTCTCGGCGAGAAAGTGGGTCCTGCGCGCTGGCTGGCTTTGGCCATCGGAATGGTCGGGGTAATTGTCATCCTGCGACCTGGCGATGGAAGCTTGGGGCTCGGAGGAGCGCTCGCTTTGTGCTCGGCGCTTTTCTACGCCCTCACTCAAATCTCTGCGCGGCAGCTCAGCAGCACGGAATCGAGCGCAACGATTCTGTTTTATTACAGTGCCGGTGTCCTGGTGATAACGATGTGCCTTCTGCCCTGGAATTGGCAGATGCCGAGCCTCTTTGACTGGGGGTTGTTCGTTCTCCTCTCTATCTTCGGCAGCTATGGACAACTTTTTCTCAACCAAGCCTGTCGTTACGGTGAGGTCTCCATGTTAGCCTCCATTGAATATACCGGTCTCTTCTGGGCTGTCCTGTTCGGCTTCCTTGTCTGGGGTGACATTCCAACCTGGTCTGTCGTCATCGGGGCGGGAATCATCGTCGCCAGCACTCTCTTCATCACCCGTCGCGAGATGATGCGGAAGGACATTCCCCTTAGGGAGTCCGCGGGGTGA
- a CDS encoding methyltetrahydrofolate cobalamin methyltransferase: MTETILASATKEIVIGFDRPFCVIGERINPTGRKKLAAEMKAGDYSTVERDALAQVQAGATMLDVNAGIPLADEPRILAEAIQLVQSLVDVPLSIDSSIIDALEAGLAVYKGRPLVNSVTGEDESLDRVLPLIKKYDCAVVAISNDETGISEDPNVRFEVARKIVNRASDYGIKPQDVVVDPLVMPIGAMGTAGRQVFALLRRLKDELKVNTTCGASNISFGLPNRRLLNGHFLSMASSNGMTSAIMNPLHDEDMHAIMAANVLNGVDRDCRAWVRKFRDPIPEAVTGADVTPESESDARRRDRENRRRRRL; the protein is encoded by the coding sequence ATGACAGAGACGATTCTTGCTTCGGCGACCAAGGAAATTGTGATCGGGTTCGATCGCCCCTTCTGTGTGATCGGAGAGCGTATTAACCCGACGGGGCGCAAAAAGCTGGCCGCGGAAATGAAGGCTGGCGACTATTCGACCGTGGAGCGGGATGCCCTTGCCCAAGTGCAGGCGGGCGCGACGATGCTCGATGTCAACGCGGGCATACCCTTGGCGGACGAGCCCAGGATCTTGGCGGAAGCGATACAGCTCGTGCAAAGCCTCGTCGACGTGCCCCTCTCCATCGATAGCTCCATCATCGACGCTTTGGAGGCGGGCCTGGCCGTCTACAAGGGGCGCCCTCTCGTCAACTCGGTGACCGGAGAAGACGAAAGCTTGGACCGCGTATTGCCGCTCATCAAGAAATATGATTGTGCAGTGGTTGCCATATCCAACGATGAAACGGGCATCTCGGAAGACCCCAATGTACGTTTCGAGGTCGCCAGGAAGATCGTCAATCGCGCCTCAGACTATGGAATCAAGCCTCAGGACGTGGTCGTTGATCCTCTCGTCATGCCGATTGGCGCCATGGGCACAGCCGGCCGCCAGGTTTTCGCGCTGCTGCGTCGGCTTAAGGACGAGTTAAAGGTAAATACCACGTGTGGCGCCTCTAACATTTCCTTTGGGCTGCCGAACCGACGCCTGCTGAACGGTCATTTTTTGTCCATGGCGTCCTCCAATGGGATGACATCCGCCATTATGAATCCTCTCCATGACGAGGACATGCACGCCATCATGGCGGCCAATGTCCTCAATGGAGTGGATCGCGACTGTCGGGCCTGGGTGCGCAAGTTTCGCGACCCCATACCCGAAGCGGTGACGGGGGCAGACGTCACGCCGGAAAGTGAATCCGATGCACGCCGTCGCGACCGTGAAAATCGTCGGCGCAGGCGTCTCTGA
- a CDS encoding GFA family protein — translation MVSKREGSCLCGAVQFTAGEPLRPIVYCHCRQCRKQTGHFLASTATALDRFQLTCDQGLAWYRASEIATRGFCRICGSTLFWQRDGADEISIAAGTLDDSTGLIEDGHIFCAEKGGYYEPAGGKYQVPGSDRPATPQPEVLALRKPSMSPYPVKRRS, via the coding sequence ATGGTCTCGAAGCGTGAAGGCTCCTGTCTCTGCGGAGCGGTCCAGTTCACGGCGGGCGAGCCTCTGCGCCCCATCGTCTACTGCCACTGTCGTCAATGTCGGAAGCAAACCGGCCACTTTCTCGCGTCGACCGCGACAGCGTTGGATCGTTTTCAACTCACATGTGACCAGGGGCTCGCCTGGTATCGGGCCAGCGAGATCGCCACACGCGGCTTCTGCAGAATCTGCGGCTCGACCCTGTTCTGGCAGCGCGACGGAGCCGACGAGATCTCCATTGCCGCAGGCACCTTGGATGACAGCACCGGCCTCATCGAGGACGGGCACATTTTTTGCGCGGAGAAGGGCGGGTATTACGAGCCGGCCGGGGGCAAGTATCAGGTTCCGGGCTCAGACCGGCCGGCGACCCCTCAGCCGGAGGTCCTCGCCCTCAGGAAACCATCCATGTCGCCATATCCGGTGAAGCGGCGTTCATAG